From Streptomyces yatensis, one genomic window encodes:
- a CDS encoding helix-turn-helix transcriptional regulator gives MTTPTVDTTQELAAFLRARRERLDPRDLGLPSRRQARRTPGLRREEVAELAGVSVDYIVRLEQGRGLRPSADVVEALARALRLAPVERAYLFNLTQQRPRNADKPATTAAPPLAGLVADLSPLPAMLMNHRYDILAWNHEMTRVLVDFDTLPPAQRNAMWLCLMHPDIREFYVDRERVVREGVAHLRAAWATHPEDRALTDRIAEFIAHDEEFARLWAERDIKVNGRGHKVMRHPDGGVIAVDFEVLIPLEDPEQRLVIFRPADEESRAVLDRLCAR, from the coding sequence ATGACGACCCCCACCGTGGACACCACACAGGAGCTGGCCGCGTTCCTGCGGGCCCGGCGCGAACGGCTGGACCCGCGCGATCTCGGCCTCCCGTCGCGCCGGCAGGCCCGGCGGACCCCGGGACTGCGCCGCGAAGAGGTCGCCGAGCTGGCCGGGGTCAGCGTCGACTACATCGTGCGGCTGGAACAGGGCCGCGGGCTGCGGCCCTCGGCGGACGTGGTGGAGGCGCTGGCCCGGGCGCTGCGCCTGGCCCCCGTCGAACGCGCCTACCTCTTCAACCTGACCCAGCAGCGCCCGCGCAACGCCGACAAGCCCGCCACCACCGCGGCGCCGCCGCTGGCCGGGCTGGTCGCCGACCTGTCGCCGCTGCCGGCCATGCTGATGAACCACCGCTACGACATCCTGGCCTGGAACCACGAAATGACGAGGGTGCTCGTTGATTTCGACACCTTGCCTCCGGCGCAGCGCAATGCGATGTGGCTGTGCCTGATGCACCCGGACATACGCGAGTTCTACGTCGACCGGGAACGCGTCGTACGGGAGGGGGTCGCCCATCTGCGCGCCGCGTGGGCCACGCATCCGGAGGATCGGGCGTTGACCGACCGCATTGCCGAATTCATCGCTCATGACGAGGAATTCGCGCGATTGTGGGCCGAGCGGGACATCAAGGTCAATGGCCGCGGGCACAAGGTGATGCGGCATCCTGACGGCGGTGTGATCGCGGTGGATTTCGAAGTGCTGATACCGCTGGAAGATCCGGAGCAGCGGTTGGTGATCTTCCGTCCTGCGGATGAGGAGAGCCGGGCGGTATTGGACCGGTTGTGCGCACGGTGA
- a CDS encoding TetR/AcrR family transcriptional regulator has product MVRRNDERRAALVDAAIEVLARDGARGLTFRAVDTEAAVPAGTASNYFANRDDLLTQAGARVYERLQPDEATIARQRAAGRDRETYVELMRELVGRVASFRTGYLALLELRLEATRRPALRTVLTERVRADVDANVAYHEASGLPGDAMAVKLLILALNWLIVEQLTLPDVFTEAERDRLVAVAVERIVAAE; this is encoded by the coding sequence ATGGTTCGACGGAACGACGAGCGGCGCGCAGCACTCGTCGACGCCGCGATCGAGGTGTTGGCCAGGGACGGCGCACGCGGCCTGACCTTCCGGGCGGTGGACACCGAGGCCGCTGTCCCCGCCGGTACGGCATCCAACTACTTCGCCAACCGCGACGATCTGCTCACCCAGGCCGGCGCCCGTGTCTATGAGCGGCTCCAGCCCGACGAGGCCACGATCGCCCGCCAGCGGGCGGCGGGCCGCGACCGGGAAACCTACGTGGAGCTGATGCGTGAACTCGTCGGCCGCGTCGCCTCGTTCCGCACCGGCTATCTGGCGCTGCTGGAGCTCCGCCTCGAGGCCACCCGCCGCCCCGCGCTGCGTACGGTCCTCACCGAGCGGGTGCGGGCCGACGTCGATGCCAACGTCGCCTACCACGAGGCGTCGGGGCTCCCCGGTGACGCCATGGCCGTCAAGCTGCTGATACTGGCGCTGAACTGGCTGATCGTCGAGCAGCTCACCTTGCCGGACGTCTTCACGGAGGCGGAGCGGGACCGGCTGGTGGCGGTCGCGGTGGAGCGCATCGTGGCGGCGGAGTAG
- a CDS encoding dihydrofolate reductase family protein, which translates to MRKLVYYVAVTLDGRIAGPGGEFDFFPGGDEQQSAAYAAWTNALFPETVPTAFRDAAGLADAPNRHFDTVVMGLGSYRPALDAGVGSPYAHLRQYVVSSTLKPDIDPAVTVVPGDPLALVRELKREEDTELDVWLCGGGKLAGALLPEVDELVIKSYPVVAGAGVPVFDGAFDPTVFDVAERTAFPNGVTLTHLTRS; encoded by the coding sequence ATGCGAAAGCTCGTGTACTACGTCGCCGTCACGCTCGATGGCCGCATCGCGGGCCCCGGCGGTGAGTTCGACTTCTTCCCCGGCGGCGACGAACAGCAGTCCGCCGCCTACGCGGCCTGGACCAACGCACTCTTCCCCGAGACGGTCCCGACCGCCTTCCGTGACGCGGCCGGCCTGGCCGACGCCCCCAACCGCCACTTCGACACCGTCGTCATGGGCCTCGGCTCCTACCGCCCCGCCCTGGACGCGGGCGTCGGCAGTCCGTACGCGCATCTGCGGCAGTACGTGGTGTCCAGCACCCTCAAGCCCGACATCGACCCGGCCGTCACCGTCGTCCCGGGCGACCCGCTCGCCCTCGTACGCGAGCTCAAGCGGGAGGAGGACACGGAGCTGGACGTGTGGCTCTGCGGCGGTGGCAAGCTGGCGGGTGCCCTCCTGCCCGAGGTCGACGAGCTGGTGATCAAGAGCTACCCGGTCGTCGCGGGGGCCGGAGTCCCGGTCTTCGACGGCGCCTTCGACCCCACCGTCTTCGACGTCGCCGAGCGCACGGCCTTCCCCAACGGCGTCACCCTCACCCACCTCACCCGCAGCTGA
- a CDS encoding DUF6924 domain-containing protein, with amino-acid sequence MSFPELPQPAPGEVLLVCTCYKDGEALWGGLVDGIGGRREGHALILEGGVRLRLVEGQGWDYLHGGNVPALVPGGGLVPPVVVLADIPVVYGGDGPLLVDLAVIPGRGVRVPPARLGEILAALLGGRLAFDDLVRDMDVYGMYQGDGGRPAFPTPTVPPLRSFPALPATEAALLVRTSFDDEEGWRALLDELGGADEDGWVGADVDPDEIDPEHYPLTALVVDDRAFEGLGPGQVPVLVPPTEHTTLVALADATTFAEPGRPLTVVDLYDTPGQSAVLPCRHVGSLVCNLEISNMDFHEFVAVEGIEPWWEG; translated from the coding sequence ATGTCCTTTCCCGAGCTTCCCCAGCCCGCGCCTGGTGAAGTGCTGTTGGTGTGCACCTGCTACAAGGACGGTGAGGCCCTGTGGGGCGGGCTGGTCGACGGGATCGGGGGCCGTCGAGAAGGCCATGCGCTCATCCTTGAGGGCGGGGTGCGGCTCCGCCTCGTCGAAGGCCAGGGGTGGGACTACCTGCACGGCGGTAACGTACCGGCGCTTGTCCCGGGCGGCGGCCTCGTGCCGCCCGTCGTCGTCCTGGCGGACATCCCCGTGGTGTACGGCGGGGACGGGCCGTTGCTGGTGGACCTGGCGGTGATACCCGGTCGCGGTGTCCGGGTCCCGCCGGCCCGGCTCGGCGAGATCCTGGCCGCCCTGCTGGGCGGCCGGCTCGCGTTCGACGACCTGGTGCGCGACATGGACGTGTACGGCATGTACCAAGGGGACGGTGGCCGACCGGCCTTCCCCACGCCGACGGTGCCGCCGCTCCGGTCCTTCCCCGCACTGCCCGCCACCGAGGCGGCCCTGCTGGTCCGCACCTCCTTCGACGACGAAGAGGGCTGGCGCGCTCTGCTCGACGAGTTGGGCGGGGCCGACGAGGACGGCTGGGTCGGCGCGGACGTGGACCCGGATGAGATCGATCCGGAGCACTACCCGTTGACCGCGCTGGTCGTCGACGACCGGGCCTTCGAGGGCCTTGGACCGGGCCAGGTCCCGGTGCTGGTCCCGCCCACGGAACACACCACGCTGGTCGCGCTCGCCGACGCCACAACCTTTGCCGAGCCCGGCCGACCGCTGACCGTCGTCGACCTGTACGACACCCCAGGGCAGTCCGCCGTGCTTCCGTGCCGCCACGTCGGATCGCTGGTGTGCAACCTGGAGATCAGCAACATGGACTTCCACGAGTTCGTCGCCGTGGAGGGCATCGAGCCGTGGTGGGAGGGCTGA
- a CDS encoding DUF6531 domain-containing protein, with protein sequence MSFGSEIEEKAKALLMKLGMWWPDANSGTLRHAADAWRTFADSVDDVRVATDKAATTLIHHNKGEAIDAFETFWGRYAKGKDEGWLSNLAKSARNMAKFLEKFADKVDDAIDALKAQIAIDAAALVGGLLLTPFTGGASDEVAAEIIAMASGLGIAVEEAVATLAAEIFTGAVFTSVLSVTIDAAVAQPVKIALGQQQGFSLDEVNQAAKDGMIDGGIFGAGLGVLKPGVMPKLTGVPDLLKPPKVPSLRPNLVEEGPAARPTKQCPRTGEPIDIATGAMLMEQTDLTLPGSLPLVFERTHVSSYRGGVWFGPTWASLLDERIQLDAEGVVFAAADGMRLVYPVPEPGVPTLPAKGARWPLEWDGKPDGVMTVTDPQTGVVRTFVRPSATEETGAVYLALESLQDRNGARIEIERALSGAPLAVRHSGGYYLAVDAEGQRVTALRLLDEAPSVYAPERSREGGTVVMRYGYDEAGNLTEVINSSGEPLRFTYDGEGRVTSWTDRNGTSFRYVYGPDGRVVRTEGSEGVYNGCLEYDDAARTTVYTDSLGHATRYRYNADGQLIEETDPLGHTTLTEWDARGDRKVAVTDPLGRTTHYGYDEDGNLTGVTLPDGARAEATYNDLCLPVEVTEPGGGTWRHAYDDTGNLLSTTDPAGATTAYGYTERGHLAEVTDALGNTTRLTPDGAGLPIAVTDPLGHTTSVRRDTFGRVVEATDPLGHTTRMGWTTEGKPAWREEPDGARESWTWDGEGNLLAHTDPAGHTTHQTSTHFDVPATRTEPDGATYAFAYDTELRLTEVTNPQGLTWTYTYDPAGRLTTETDFNGRTLTYTHDAAGDLLTRTNGAGETMRFTRDALGRAVEQRDDAGETTTFAYNAVGQLAQATNADAELTIERDALGRVLSETVNGRTTRYAYDAVGRRTERITPSGLTSAWTYDEAGRPTCLDNGSGTLSFTYDAAGRETERRLGEGVTLTQTWDEADRLTTQTIGEARGSEANRILQHRAYAYRPDGYLTEIRELTSGTRRFDLDPVGRVTGVHAHGWTETYAYDTAGNLTHATAPAHGSPGDREFSGTIIHRAGRTTYEHDTQGRLTRRTRKLLNGQTRTWTYTWNAEDRLTDATTPDGDHWHYTYDPLGRRISKQRLGEDGTVTESVDFTWEDTRLVEQSTPEGKHTTWDYAPGTHRPLAQTDHTPLIREPGASLIEKFTGADDETPPGFHAIVTDLVGTPTELVTTAGDLSWQHRTTVWGTDFPSRISLEAVDCPLRFPGQYVDLETGLYYNYFRYYDAETARYTSPDPLGLDPAPNHHGYVVNPMGWADPLGLKCVKVTSKIHDDPLLVRAAQKAGKDERVQHDLDDLVAKYREGNDNPGIGTKTLPGSNVRYLRGSNGGRVFFQETSDGIEILGKSDKKNEQQVINRLMKLYGH encoded by the coding sequence GTGAGTTTCGGGAGCGAGATCGAGGAGAAGGCCAAGGCCCTCCTCATGAAGCTCGGCATGTGGTGGCCGGACGCCAACTCCGGCACGCTGCGCCACGCGGCCGACGCCTGGCGGACGTTCGCCGACAGTGTGGACGATGTGCGGGTGGCCACCGACAAGGCGGCCACGACGCTCATCCACCACAACAAGGGTGAGGCGATCGACGCCTTTGAGACGTTCTGGGGGCGTTACGCCAAGGGCAAGGACGAGGGGTGGCTGAGCAATCTCGCCAAGTCGGCCCGGAACATGGCGAAGTTCCTGGAGAAGTTCGCCGACAAGGTCGATGACGCCATCGACGCGCTGAAGGCGCAGATCGCGATCGACGCGGCCGCGCTGGTCGGTGGTCTCTTGCTGACCCCGTTCACCGGCGGTGCCTCGGACGAGGTGGCCGCGGAGATCATCGCGATGGCGAGCGGGCTGGGCATCGCGGTGGAGGAGGCGGTGGCGACGCTGGCCGCGGAGATCTTCACCGGCGCGGTCTTCACCAGCGTGCTGTCGGTGACGATCGACGCGGCGGTGGCCCAGCCGGTGAAGATCGCCCTGGGGCAGCAGCAGGGCTTCAGCCTGGACGAGGTCAACCAGGCCGCCAAGGACGGCATGATCGACGGCGGTATTTTCGGCGCGGGGCTGGGGGTGCTCAAGCCCGGTGTGATGCCGAAGCTCACTGGTGTCCCGGACCTGCTCAAGCCGCCGAAGGTGCCGTCGCTGCGGCCGAATCTCGTGGAGGAGGGTCCGGCCGCCCGGCCGACGAAACAGTGTCCGCGTACGGGTGAGCCGATCGACATCGCGACGGGTGCGATGTTGATGGAGCAGACCGATCTGACGCTGCCCGGTTCGCTGCCGCTGGTCTTCGAGCGCACCCATGTGTCCTCGTACCGGGGTGGGGTGTGGTTCGGCCCGACGTGGGCCAGTCTGCTGGACGAGCGGATCCAACTGGATGCGGAGGGCGTGGTGTTCGCCGCCGCGGACGGGATGCGGCTGGTGTATCCGGTGCCGGAGCCGGGCGTGCCGACGCTGCCCGCGAAGGGCGCGCGGTGGCCGCTGGAATGGGACGGCAAACCGGACGGCGTCATGACCGTCACCGATCCGCAGACGGGTGTGGTGCGGACGTTCGTGCGTCCCTCCGCCACGGAGGAGACGGGCGCGGTCTACCTGGCTCTGGAGAGCCTGCAGGACCGCAACGGCGCCCGCATCGAGATCGAACGCGCCCTGAGCGGCGCCCCGTTGGCCGTGCGCCATTCCGGGGGCTATTACCTGGCCGTTGACGCCGAGGGCCAGCGGGTCACCGCGCTGCGGCTCCTGGATGAGGCGCCGTCGGTCTATGCCCCCGAGCGGAGCCGCGAGGGCGGCACGGTGGTGATGCGCTACGGCTACGACGAGGCGGGCAACCTCACCGAGGTCATCAACTCCAGCGGCGAGCCGCTGCGGTTCACGTACGACGGCGAGGGGCGGGTGACGTCGTGGACGGACCGCAACGGCACGTCGTTCCGGTACGTGTATGGGCCGGACGGGAGGGTGGTGCGCACCGAGGGCAGCGAGGGCGTCTACAACGGCTGTCTGGAGTACGACGACGCGGCGCGGACGACCGTCTACACGGACTCGCTCGGCCACGCGACGAGGTACCGCTACAACGCCGACGGTCAGCTGATCGAGGAGACCGATCCGCTGGGCCACACCACGCTGACGGAATGGGACGCGCGCGGCGACCGCAAGGTCGCGGTGACGGATCCCCTGGGGCGTACGACGCACTACGGGTACGACGAGGACGGCAACCTGACCGGCGTCACCCTGCCGGACGGGGCGCGGGCGGAGGCCACGTACAACGACCTGTGCCTGCCGGTGGAGGTCACCGAGCCGGGCGGCGGGACGTGGCGCCACGCGTACGACGACACGGGGAATCTTCTCTCGACGACCGATCCGGCGGGGGCGACCACCGCTTACGGCTACACCGAGCGGGGCCACTTGGCCGAGGTGACGGACGCGCTGGGCAACACCACGCGTCTGACCCCGGACGGGGCCGGGCTCCCCATCGCTGTAACGGACCCGCTGGGGCACACCACGAGCGTCCGCCGGGACACCTTCGGCCGGGTGGTCGAGGCGACGGATCCGCTGGGCCACACCACCCGTATGGGCTGGACGACCGAGGGCAAACCGGCGTGGCGCGAGGAGCCGGATGGGGCCCGGGAGAGCTGGACCTGGGACGGCGAGGGCAACCTCCTCGCCCACACGGACCCGGCGGGCCACACCACCCACCAGACGTCCACCCACTTCGACGTCCCGGCGACCCGTACGGAGCCGGACGGCGCGACGTACGCCTTCGCGTACGACACCGAGCTGCGCCTGACCGAGGTCACCAACCCCCAGGGCCTGACCTGGACCTACACCTACGACCCGGCGGGCCGCCTCACCACCGAGACCGACTTCAACGGCCGCACCCTCACCTACACCCACGATGCGGCCGGCGACCTGTTGACCCGCACCAACGGCGCGGGCGAGACGATGCGTTTCACCCGGGACGCGCTGGGCCGTGCCGTCGAGCAGCGGGACGACGCGGGCGAGACCACGACCTTCGCCTACAACGCCGTCGGCCAACTGGCCCAAGCGACCAACGCGGACGCCGAGCTGACCATCGAACGCGATGCGCTGGGTCGCGTCCTGTCAGAAACGGTCAACGGCCGGACGACGAGGTACGCGTATGACGCGGTTGGCCGCCGCACCGAACGCATTACGCCGTCCGGCCTGACGAGCGCCTGGACCTACGACGAGGCGGGCCGCCCCACGTGCCTCGACAACGGCTCGGGAACCCTCTCCTTCACGTACGACGCGGCGGGACGGGAAACCGAACGCCGCCTGGGCGAGGGTGTGACCCTGACCCAGACCTGGGACGAGGCGGACCGCCTCACGACACAAACGATCGGCGAGGCCCGCGGCAGCGAAGCGAACCGCATCCTCCAACACCGTGCATACGCGTACCGCCCGGACGGCTACCTGACCGAGATCCGCGAACTGACCTCCGGTACCCGCCGCTTCGACCTGGACCCGGTAGGCCGCGTGACGGGGGTGCACGCCCACGGCTGGACCGAGACATACGCGTATGACACGGCAGGCAACCTCACCCACGCAACGGCCCCCGCGCACGGATCACCCGGCGACCGGGAGTTCTCGGGGACGATCATCCACCGAGCGGGCCGCACGACGTACGAACACGACACCCAGGGCCGCCTGACCCGCCGCACCCGCAAACTTCTCAACGGTCAGACCCGCACCTGGACCTACACCTGGAACGCCGAAGACCGCCTCACCGACGCGACGACGCCGGACGGCGACCACTGGCATTACACATACGACCCACTCGGCCGCCGCATATCCAAACAACGTCTGGGCGAAGACGGCACGGTCACCGAATCGGTGGACTTCACGTGGGAAGACACCCGCCTGGTCGAGCAATCCACCCCCGAGGGCAAACACACCACCTGGGACTACGCCCCAGGCACCCACCGCCCCCTGGCCCAGACCGATCACACCCCGCTGATCCGGGAGCCCGGCGCATCCCTCATCGAGAAATTCACGGGCGCCGATGACGAGACGCCACCCGGCTTCCACGCCATCGTCACGGACTTGGTCGGCACCCCAACCGAGCTGGTCACCACGGCCGGTGACCTGTCCTGGCAACACCGCACCACCGTCTGGGGGACGGACTTCCCCTCCCGTATAAGCCTGGAGGCCGTTGACTGCCCTCTCCGCTTCCCTGGTCAATACGTCGACCTCGAAACGGGCCTGTACTACAACTACTTCCGCTACTACGACGCCGAAACAGCCCGCTACACCAGCCCAGACCCACTTGGCCTGGACCCTGCCCCCAACCACCACGGATATGTGGTCAATCCTATGGGGTGGGCCGATCCGCTTGGCCTTAAGTGTGTCAAGGTCACGTCGAAGATTCACGATGACCCACTCCTCGTGCGGGCCGCCCAGAAGGCAGGAAAGGACGAGCGGGTCCAGCATGACCTGGATGACCTCGTGGCCAAGTATCGGGAAGGCAACGACAATCCGGGAATCGGTACCAAGACCCTGCCGGGATCGAACGTACGGTACCTGCGAGGCAGCAATGGTGGTCGTGTATTCTTCCAGGAGACCTCCGACGGAATAGAGATTCTCGGTAAGTCGGATAAGAAAAATGAGCAACAGGTCATCAATCGCCTCATGAAACTCTACGGTCACTGA
- a CDS encoding Cmx/CmrA family chloramphenicol efflux MFS transporter, which yields MPVFLYVLALAVFAQGTSEFMLSGLVPGIAQDLAVSVGAAASLTSAYAIGMILGAPVMAALSARWPRRRALAGFLAAFVVVHVIGAVTTNFAVLFGTRIVAAIANAGFLAVAMSVATTLVPASRHARATAVLLSGVTLSCVAGVPAGALLGEWSGWRSAFWAVAALCLPALALVFRRAPADAAGREDVSIRREARVVASRPVRRAMVLAAVVNGATFATFAYLAVIATDITHLPGAAVPALLAAFGVGAFVGVTTAGRRADGGFGRGLLLAVCALPAGWAVLAATSPYPVPLFIMTILQGGLSFGIGSTLVTRVMRTASQAPSLGGSFATVALNAGAFSGPLAAGVVTETTGDYRGAVWVSAALAAMAVGAVAASRGWGAGVGVEEAG from the coding sequence TTGCCTGTTTTCCTCTACGTCCTCGCGCTCGCTGTCTTCGCGCAAGGAACGTCCGAGTTCATGCTGTCCGGTCTCGTACCGGGCATTGCCCAAGACCTCGCCGTGTCGGTGGGAGCCGCGGCGAGCCTGACGTCCGCGTACGCGATCGGGATGATCCTCGGCGCCCCGGTGATGGCCGCGCTGAGCGCGCGTTGGCCACGGCGGAGGGCCCTGGCGGGGTTCTTGGCCGCGTTCGTCGTGGTCCATGTGATCGGGGCGGTGACGACGAACTTCGCCGTGCTGTTCGGTACTCGTATCGTCGCCGCCATCGCCAATGCCGGTTTCCTGGCCGTGGCGATGTCCGTCGCGACGACCCTCGTCCCGGCGTCGCGGCACGCCAGGGCCACCGCCGTGCTGCTGTCCGGGGTCACGCTGTCGTGCGTCGCGGGTGTCCCCGCGGGGGCGTTGCTCGGGGAGTGGTCGGGCTGGCGCTCGGCGTTCTGGGCCGTGGCGGCCCTGTGCCTGCCCGCGCTGGCTCTGGTCTTCCGCCGGGCGCCCGCCGACGCGGCCGGTCGGGAGGATGTGTCGATCAGGCGCGAAGCGCGTGTGGTGGCGTCGCGGCCGGTGCGGCGGGCCATGGTCCTCGCGGCGGTCGTGAACGGCGCGACGTTCGCGACCTTCGCCTACCTGGCCGTCATCGCCACGGACATCACCCACCTCCCAGGGGCCGCCGTCCCCGCCCTTCTCGCCGCGTTCGGGGTCGGCGCCTTCGTGGGGGTGACCACGGCCGGCCGTAGGGCCGACGGCGGGTTCGGGAGGGGCCTGCTCCTGGCCGTGTGTGCCCTGCCGGCCGGCTGGGCGGTCCTGGCCGCGACCAGCCCCTATCCGGTCCCGCTCTTCATCATGACGATCCTCCAGGGCGGCCTGTCGTTCGGCATCGGCTCGACACTCGTCACACGTGTCATGCGTACGGCCTCCCAGGCTCCCTCGCTGGGCGGCTCGTTCGCCACGGTCGCGCTGAACGCGGGTGCGTTCTCGGGCCCGTTGGCCGCGGGCGTCGTGACGGAGACGACGGGCGACTACCGGGGGGCGGTGTGGGTCAGCGCCGCGCTGGCCGCGATGGCGGTGGGCGCGGTTGCCGCTTCGCGGGGATGGGGTGCGGGCGTGGGGGTCGAGGAAGCCGGGTAG
- a CDS encoding SDR family oxidoreductase, protein MLDAMSETTIALVTGANKGIGYEIAAGLGALGWSVGVGARDERRGADAVAKLRAAGVDAFGVPLDVTDDESVTAAARLIEERAGRLDVLVNNAGVAGGWPEEPSTIDLGTVRRLVETNVIGVIRVTNAMLPLLRRSAHPRIVNQSSHVGSLSLQTTPGVDLGGISGAYAPTKTYLNAVTIQYAKELSGTNILVNNACPGYVATDLNGFSGTQTPEQGAAIAIRLAALPDDGPTGQLFDDKGVVPW, encoded by the coding sequence ATGCTCGATGCCATGAGTGAGACGACGATCGCGCTGGTCACCGGCGCGAACAAGGGAATCGGGTACGAGATCGCGGCCGGCCTTGGCGCGTTGGGATGGAGCGTCGGTGTCGGCGCCCGGGACGAGCGGCGTGGGGCGGACGCCGTGGCGAAACTGCGCGCGGCGGGTGTGGACGCGTTCGGCGTGCCCTTGGACGTGACCGACGACGAGAGCGTGACCGCCGCGGCGCGGCTGATCGAGGAGCGCGCGGGGCGCCTTGACGTGCTGGTCAACAACGCCGGCGTCGCGGGCGGCTGGCCGGAGGAGCCTTCGACCATCGACCTGGGGACCGTGCGGCGGCTGGTGGAGACCAACGTCATCGGCGTCATCCGGGTCACCAACGCGATGCTGCCGCTGCTGCGCCGCTCGGCGCACCCGCGGATCGTCAACCAGTCCAGCCACGTCGGCTCGCTGTCCCTGCAGACCACGCCCGGCGTCGACCTCGGCGGGATCAGCGGGGCCTACGCGCCGACGAAGACCTACCTCAACGCAGTCACCATCCAGTACGCCAAGGAGCTGAGCGGCACGAACATTCTGGTCAACAACGCCTGCCCCGGCTATGTGGCCACCGACCTCAACGGATTCAGCGGTACACAGACCCCTGAACAGGGCGCGGCGATCGCCATCAGGCTGGCGGCGCTGCCCGATGACGGCCCCACCGGTCAGCTCTTCGACGACAAGGGAGTCGTACCCTGGTGA
- a CDS encoding LysR family transcriptional regulator, whose amino-acid sequence MEIRELRYFVAVAEELHFGKAAQRLEMAQPPLSRAIARLERQLGVTLLERTSRKVTLTEAGAVLLSDSRTILGAVAAAERRTRQAGRGRPSFVLAVKSGTADELLARLLDAYRAEPGAATVDLLLCEAHQHQELLRNGQADVALLHLPFDSTAGLDTETLRTEAQVALLPTAHPLAGRSRIRAAEVTALPELPMARWPGPGGGYPEGPGPEVRNLTQLFQLIALGRATVIIPESACTGLRGDLAAVPVLDAPPVTTVIAWPPQSRLRTVADLIRVATRL is encoded by the coding sequence ATGGAGATACGCGAGCTGCGGTACTTCGTCGCCGTCGCCGAGGAACTGCACTTCGGCAAGGCCGCCCAGCGCCTGGAGATGGCCCAGCCGCCCCTGTCCCGCGCCATCGCCCGGCTCGAACGACAGCTCGGGGTCACGCTCCTCGAGCGCACCAGCCGCAAGGTCACCCTCACCGAGGCCGGGGCCGTCCTGCTGTCCGACTCCCGCACGATCCTCGGCGCGGTCGCCGCGGCCGAGCGGCGTACCCGGCAAGCCGGGCGAGGGCGCCCCAGCTTCGTTCTCGCCGTCAAATCCGGCACCGCCGACGAGTTGCTGGCCAGACTCCTCGATGCCTACCGCGCGGAGCCCGGCGCGGCCACCGTCGATCTGCTGCTCTGCGAGGCGCATCAGCATCAGGAACTGCTGCGGAACGGGCAAGCCGATGTGGCCCTGCTGCACCTGCCCTTCGATTCGACGGCCGGACTCGACACCGAAACCCTGCGCACCGAGGCACAGGTGGCCCTCCTGCCCACCGCTCACCCCCTGGCCGGCCGTTCCCGGATCCGGGCGGCCGAGGTCACCGCACTGCCGGAACTTCCCATGGCGCGCTGGCCCGGCCCTGGTGGCGGCTACCCGGAGGGACCAGGACCCGAGGTACGGAACCTGACACAGCTCTTCCAGCTGATCGCGCTCGGCCGCGCCACCGTGATCATCCCCGAGTCCGCCTGCACCGGCCTGCGCGGGGATCTCGCCGCCGTGCCGGTCCTGGATGCCCCGCCCGTGACCACGGTGATCGCCTGGCCGCCGCAGAGCCGGCTTCGCACGGTCGCCGACCTGATCCGCGTAGCGACACGCCTTTGA